The proteins below are encoded in one region of Pelagibacterium flavum:
- a CDS encoding hemolysin family protein, whose product MRTDLKEALEGPFLPTDTTFSASERAILQNVLKLGELRVEDVMVPRADIEAVDSSVNVGYVIDRFRQVGHSRMPVYEEGLDNVVGMIHIKDVLEKVTEPARSAAPTAGNGSNGHNNQSPVKFVTPVLKQRIGKLDLVRKVLFVPPSMPVTDLLASMQATRMHMAVVIDEYGGTDGLVTIEDLLEAVVGDIEDEHDESEASMLRAVDEDSFIADARVELTDLIEAVGPDFDPGEYAEEVDTLGGLIVAMLGRVPVRGEVVSKLKGFEFEITRADARRVKQVRITRRRRKQRLLIAGPKSESPSHPEPENQQAAE is encoded by the coding sequence TTGCGCACCGATCTCAAGGAGGCGCTCGAGGGCCCGTTCCTGCCCACCGACACCACCTTTTCCGCATCCGAGCGGGCCATTTTGCAAAATGTGCTCAAGCTCGGCGAATTGCGCGTCGAGGACGTCATGGTGCCGCGCGCCGATATCGAAGCGGTGGATTCTAGCGTCAATGTCGGCTACGTGATCGATAGGTTCCGTCAGGTCGGCCATTCGCGCATGCCGGTCTATGAGGAAGGCCTCGACAATGTCGTGGGCATGATCCACATCAAGGACGTGCTCGAAAAGGTCACCGAACCGGCCAGATCCGCAGCCCCGACCGCGGGAAACGGGTCGAACGGGCACAACAATCAAAGCCCGGTCAAGTTCGTCACCCCGGTGCTCAAGCAGCGCATCGGCAAGCTCGATCTGGTGCGCAAGGTGCTGTTCGTGCCCCCCTCGATGCCGGTCACCGATCTCTTGGCCTCCATGCAAGCCACCCGCATGCATATGGCGGTGGTGATCGATGAATATGGCGGCACCGATGGACTGGTGACAATCGAGGATCTTCTCGAAGCGGTCGTGGGCGATATCGAGGACGAACATGACGAAAGCGAAGCCTCGATGCTGCGCGCGGTCGATGAAGACAGCTTCATTGCCGATGCCCGCGTGGAGCTGACAGATCTGATTGAGGCCGTCGGGCCCGATTTCGATCCCGGCGAATATGCCGAGGAAGTCGATACTTTGGGCGGGCTGATCGTTGCCATGCTCGGCCGTGTCCCGGTGCGCGGCGAGGTCGTCTCCAAGCTCAAGGGGTTTGAATTCGAGATCACCCGCGCCGATGCCCGCCGGGTCAAGCAGGTCCGCATCACCCGCCGCCGCCGCAAGCAGCGGCTGTTGATCGCCGGTCCCAAGAGCGAGAGCCCGTCACATCCCGAACCGGAAAACCAGCAGGCGGCGGAATAG
- the ybeY gene encoding rRNA maturation RNase YbeY: MTPRLSVEINRAAGDWPETLQPLAEKVLAMALENSGFAVDGPCEISVLLTDDAAQQALNREWRGKDKPTNVLSFPALDPDDALEGLLGDISLAYETLVAEADGLEKPFEHHFAHLLVHGMLHVLGYDHETEQEALAMEARETDIMGLLGYPDPYDGQVLLND, from the coding sequence TTGACGCCCAGACTGTCCGTCGAGATCAATCGCGCGGCCGGAGACTGGCCCGAAACCCTCCAGCCCCTGGCCGAAAAAGTCCTCGCCATGGCGCTGGAGAACTCCGGCTTTGCCGTGGACGGTCCTTGCGAAATCTCTGTTCTGTTGACCGATGATGCTGCCCAACAGGCACTTAACCGCGAGTGGCGGGGCAAGGACAAGCCGACCAATGTTCTGTCATTTCCCGCGCTCGACCCCGACGATGCCCTCGAAGGTCTTCTCGGTGACATATCGCTCGCCTACGAAACGTTGGTGGCCGAGGCTGACGGACTCGAAAAGCCTTTTGAGCACCATTTTGCCCATCTTCTGGTTCATGGAATGCTCCATGTTTTGGGCTATGACCACGAAACTGAGCAGGAAGCCCTTGCCATGGAGGCAAGAGAAACCGATATTATGGGGCTGCTGGGGTATCCAGACCCCTATGATGGTCAGGTTCTTTTGAACGACTGA
- a CDS encoding PhoH family protein translates to MTRNLRSQPDQSAAAHLELAFEDNRLVSQLYGEFDQNLALIEQRLGVQANSRGNHVMLRGGANAVDQARRALESLYDMLEEGKVVGPADVDGVIRMVQSEDSQLSLPTLEKRGKVRMAQIATRKATIVARNPAQDGYIRAMDRFEMVFGVGPAGTGKTYLAVAHAATLLERGEINRIILSRPAVEAGERLGFLPGDMKEKVDPYLRPLYDALYDMMQPEVVERCIASGAIEVAPLAFMRGRTLANSAVILDEAQNTTSMQMKMFLTRLGENSKMIITGDPTQVDLPRGEKSGLVEALHLLSDVEGIHTTRFTDKDVVRHALVARIVRAYEGATGKSPASEGKLDV, encoded by the coding sequence TTGACACGGAATTTGCGGTCGCAACCCGACCAGTCCGCCGCCGCCCATCTCGAACTGGCGTTCGAAGACAATCGGCTCGTCTCCCAATTGTACGGTGAATTCGACCAGAATCTGGCGCTCATCGAGCAGCGTCTGGGGGTGCAGGCCAATTCGCGCGGCAACCACGTGATGCTGCGCGGCGGCGCCAACGCCGTCGATCAGGCGCGCCGTGCGCTCGAATCGCTCTACGACATGCTCGAAGAGGGCAAGGTCGTCGGCCCCGCCGATGTGGATGGTGTCATCCGCATGGTCCAGTCCGAGGACAGCCAGCTCTCGCTCCCCACGCTCGAAAAGCGCGGCAAGGTGCGCATGGCCCAGATCGCCACGCGCAAGGCCACCATCGTCGCCCGCAATCCGGCTCAAGATGGCTATATCCGCGCCATGGACCGCTTCGAGATGGTGTTCGGCGTCGGCCCGGCCGGCACCGGCAAGACCTATCTCGCCGTCGCCCACGCGGCGACGCTCCTCGAGCGCGGCGAAATCAATCGCATCATCCTCTCCCGCCCCGCGGTGGAAGCGGGCGAGCGCCTGGGCTTTCTGCCCGGCGACATGAAAGAAAAGGTCGATCCCTACCTCCGGCCCCTTTACGACGCGCTTTACGACATGATGCAGCCCGAGGTGGTCGAGCGCTGCATTGCGTCCGGCGCCATCGAAGTGGCTCCGCTCGCCTTCATGCGCGGGCGCACCCTTGCCAATTCCGCCGTCATTCTCGATGAGGCCCAGAACACCACATCGATGCAGATGAAGATGTTTCTGACCCGGCTGGGCGAAAATTCGAAAATGATCATCACCGGCGACCCCACCCAGGTCGATCTGCCGCGCGGGGAAAAATCGGGGCTTGTCGAAGCCCTCCACCTTCTCTCCGATGTCGAAGGCATTCACACGACGCGCTTTACCGACAAGGACGTGGTGCGCCACGCTCTCGTTGCGCGCATTGTCAGGGCCTATGAAGGCGCAACGGGCAAGAGCCCGGCCTCCGAAGGAAAGCTCGACGTTTGA
- the miaB gene encoding tRNA (N6-isopentenyl adenosine(37)-C2)-methylthiotransferase MiaB, whose product MSDKQPDLPNAKKVFIKTYGCQMNVYDSDRMTDALAPHGYTPTSEMGEADLVLLNTCHIREKAAEKVYSELGRIRDFRNEREPGAKKMLIGVAGCVAQAEGEEIMARAPAVDLVFGPQSYHRLPELLSKAQKGRVIDTDFPEEDKFAHLPAAKKEVTISRGLTAFLTVQEGCDKFCSFCVVPYTRGAEVSRPVAQVRAEARGLADAGVREITLLGQNVNAYHGLGDNGQSVSLGALCHMLAEIDGIERIRYTTSHPRDMDDELIAAHRDLPQLMPYLHLPVQSGSDRILKAMNRRHTAAEYFEIIDRIRAARPDMALSGDFIVGFPGETDADFEATVDMVKKIGYASAFSFKYSTRPGTPGAEMDNQIEEHVKAERLEILQAEITRQSQAFNAGCVGMTLPVLIEKPGRNPGQVAGRSPYLQAVHISADQSLIGQILPVEIIAQAKNSLEGTIVTADRIAV is encoded by the coding sequence ATGAGCGACAAACAGCCAGATCTCCCCAACGCCAAGAAGGTCTTCATCAAGACCTATGGCTGCCAGATGAACGTCTATGACAGCGATCGGATGACCGACGCGCTGGCCCCGCACGGCTATACGCCGACGTCCGAGATGGGCGAGGCCGATCTGGTGCTATTGAACACCTGCCACATTCGCGAAAAGGCCGCCGAAAAGGTCTATTCCGAACTCGGCCGCATTCGCGATTTCCGCAACGAACGTGAGCCCGGCGCCAAAAAGATGCTGATCGGCGTCGCCGGCTGCGTCGCCCAGGCCGAGGGCGAGGAGATCATGGCCCGCGCTCCGGCGGTGGATCTGGTCTTTGGCCCGCAATCCTATCACCGCCTGCCCGAACTCCTCTCCAAGGCCCAGAAAGGCCGGGTCATCGACACCGATTTCCCCGAGGAAGACAAGTTCGCCCATCTTCCGGCTGCCAAAAAGGAAGTGACCATTTCCCGCGGCCTCACCGCCTTCCTGACCGTTCAGGAAGGGTGCGACAAATTCTGCTCGTTCTGCGTCGTCCCCTATACCCGCGGCGCCGAAGTCTCCCGCCCCGTGGCACAGGTTCGCGCCGAGGCGCGTGGTCTGGCCGATGCAGGGGTGCGCGAGATCACCCTTTTGGGCCAGAACGTCAACGCCTATCACGGGCTGGGCGATAATGGCCAAAGCGTCAGCCTTGGCGCGCTCTGCCACATGCTGGCTGAAATCGATGGCATCGAGCGCATCCGCTATACCACGTCCCATCCACGCGACATGGATGACGAGTTGATCGCCGCGCACCGCGATCTGCCCCAGTTGATGCCCTATCTCCATCTGCCGGTGCAGTCGGGCTCGGATCGGATCCTCAAAGCCATGAACCGTCGCCACACCGCTGCCGAATATTTCGAGATCATCGACCGCATTCGCGCCGCCCGCCCCGATATGGCGCTCTCGGGCGATTTCATCGTCGGTTTCCCTGGTGAGACCGATGCCGATTTCGAAGCGACAGTGGATATGGTCAAAAAGATCGGCTACGCCTCGGCCTTCTCGTTCAAATATTCCACCCGCCCGGGCACGCCGGGTGCGGAAATGGACAATCAGATCGAAGAACACGTCAAAGCCGAGCGCCTCGAAATTCTGCAGGCCGAGATCACACGCCAGTCTCAGGCTTTCAATGCAGGCTGTGTGGGCATGACCCTGCCGGTTCTGATCGAAAAGCCCGGCCGCAATCCCGGCCAGGTGGCGGGCCGTTCGCCCTATCTGCAGGCGGTGCACATCAGCGCCGATCAGAGCCTGATCGGCCAGATCCTGCCGGTCGAAATCATCGCCCAGGCAAAAAATTCGCTCGAAGGCACAATTGTCACAGCGGATCGAATCGCGGTCTGA
- a CDS encoding lysophospholipid acyltransferase family protein — translation MALRLAFLALIVLPFTLVGLPVQFVLVKLCLPGWQLLPSIFFKLLALGLGLRVSLAGQPLAKGPVLLVANHIGWLDIVAVASKFPVSFVAKSDVAHWPVIGTLAGLHKTIFVNRTRRTDTRRTAGEMSTRIAQDVPVLLFAEGTSGIGTHVLPFRSALMGAIKDGAKIQPLAIAYTKISGLPLSRPERRQVAWIGDMGIGDNLGAILKSGPKDVVLAFGAPLPATDDRKRNAKWAETEVRAMLNALNRADPLPKDGEVV, via the coding sequence ATGGCCTTGCGCCTCGCCTTCCTGGCGCTCATCGTCCTGCCCTTCACGCTGGTCGGTCTGCCGGTCCAGTTTGTTCTCGTGAAGCTGTGCCTCCCCGGATGGCAGCTTTTGCCTTCGATCTTTTTCAAACTGCTCGCGTTGGGCCTCGGTCTGCGTGTATCTCTGGCCGGCCAACCTCTTGCAAAAGGCCCGGTCCTCCTGGTCGCCAACCATATCGGTTGGCTCGATATCGTTGCAGTGGCCAGCAAATTCCCTGTCAGCTTCGTCGCCAAATCCGACGTCGCCCACTGGCCCGTAATCGGGACCCTGGCCGGTCTGCACAAGACCATATTCGTCAATCGCACCCGACGCACCGACACCCGCCGCACGGCAGGCGAGATGAGCACCCGCATTGCCCAAGACGTTCCGGTCCTGCTCTTTGCCGAAGGCACCTCCGGCATCGGCACCCACGTCCTTCCGTTCCGCTCGGCGCTGATGGGCGCCATAAAGGACGGCGCCAAAATCCAGCCCCTTGCCATCGCCTACACCAAAATCTCCGGCCTCCCCCTCTCACGCCCCGAGCGCCGCCAGGTCGCCTGGATCGGCGATATGGGCATCGGCGACAATCTCGGCGCCATCCTCAAATCGGGCCCCAAGGACGTCGTCCTCGCCTTCGGCGCTCCCCTCCCAGCGACCGATGACCGCAAACGCAACGCCAAATGGGCCGAAACCGAAGTCCGCGCCATGCTCAATGCCCTCAATCGCGCTGACCCTTTGCCAAAGGACGGGGAAGTGGTGTAA
- a CDS encoding Fur family transcriptional regulator produces the protein MGNEPFTEATLEEQCVARNMRMTDQRRVIARVLEAATDHPDVEELYRRASAVDPRISLSTVYRTVNLFEEAGLVTKHDFKDGRARFEQIPDEHHDHLIDIRSGKVIEFRNEEIEAIQELIAKKFGYKLVDHRLELYAVPLKDKDS, from the coding sequence ATGGGCAACGAGCCTTTCACCGAAGCAACGCTTGAAGAGCAATGCGTGGCGCGCAACATGCGCATGACCGACCAGCGCCGGGTGATCGCCCGTGTCCTTGAAGCGGCCACCGACCATCCCGACGTCGAGGAACTCTACCGCCGCGCCTCTGCCGTCGATCCGCGCATTTCCCTCTCGACCGTCTATCGTACGGTCAATTTGTTTGAAGAAGCCGGGCTGGTCACCAAACACGATTTCAAGGACGGCCGCGCCCGGTTCGAGCAGATCCCCGACGAGCACCACGACCATCTGATCGATATCCGCTCGGGCAAGGTCATCGAGTTCCGCAATGAGGAGATCGAGGCCATCCAGGAACTGATTGCGAAAAAATTCGGCTACAAGCTCGTCGATCACCGCCTCGAACTCTACGCGGTCCCCTTGAAAGACAAGGACAGCTAA
- the rimI gene encoding ribosomal protein S18-alanine N-acetyltransferase, producing MNFWVAPGGLHIARAEIDDAPALAKLHAQGFYRGWPVADFEVYLADPKTTPAYVATDAKRNISGFAMLRIAGDEAELLTIAVDPKKRGRGLGRALLAAAIADLTMSPVRTLFLEVDETNASAIALYRRFGFADIGTRKGYYPKPDGSAATALVMAAPIG from the coding sequence ATGAATTTCTGGGTTGCCCCGGGCGGCCTTCACATCGCCCGCGCTGAGATCGACGACGCGCCCGCCCTGGCAAAACTGCACGCGCAAGGCTTTTACCGCGGCTGGCCGGTTGCCGATTTCGAAGTCTATCTTGCCGATCCCAAGACCACGCCCGCCTATGTCGCGACCGACGCCAAACGCAACATTTCCGGCTTTGCCATGCTGCGTATCGCGGGCGATGAAGCCGAATTGCTCACCATCGCGGTCGACCCCAAAAAGCGTGGCCGCGGGCTGGGCCGCGCGCTGCTGGCCGCGGCCATCGCCGATTTGACCATGAGCCCGGTCAGAACCCTTTTCCTCGAGGTCGATGAAACCAACGCCTCGGCCATCGCGCTCTACCGCCGCTTCGGCTTTGCCGATATCGGCACCCGCAAGGGCTATTACCCAAAGCCCGATGGCAGCGCCGCGACCGCCCTTGTCATGGCTGCCCCGATCGGCTAA
- the tsaB gene encoding tRNA (adenosine(37)-N6)-threonylcarbamoyltransferase complex dimerization subunit type 1 TsaB encodes MSTPVTLAIDTARERLQLALVLSNGSVETEIADVAKGHAEIIFGAIGALLDRCGLTYQSLNRVAVTTGPGSFTGLRIGLSTARGLGVALDIPVIGIPSLLALSLSHEGPSELIVDAKRGEAYRQSFSAPGKPRDKADLVDLKQILQIASRTTPDDPMIDIGLMAAFASRARASDFPADPTYIRAADAKPQLGFGVARK; translated from the coding sequence ATGAGCACGCCCGTGACCCTTGCCATCGATACCGCCCGCGAACGCCTGCAACTGGCGCTTGTCTTATCGAACGGCAGCGTCGAAACCGAAATTGCCGATGTCGCCAAGGGCCATGCTGAAATCATCTTCGGCGCCATCGGCGCACTGCTCGACCGCTGCGGGCTGACCTATCAATCGCTCAACCGCGTCGCCGTCACCACGGGCCCCGGCTCATTCACCGGCCTGCGTATCGGGCTTTCCACGGCCCGCGGGCTCGGCGTCGCGCTCGACATCCCGGTCATCGGCATCCCCTCGCTGCTCGCCCTTTCGCTCTCGCACGAGGGGCCAAGCGAGCTGATCGTCGATGCCAAGCGCGGCGAAGCCTATCGCCAGAGCTTTTCAGCGCCGGGCAAACCGCGTGACAAGGCCGACCTTGTCGATCTCAAGCAGATCCTCCAGATTGCCTCGCGCACCACCCCCGACGATCCGATGATCGATATCGGATTGATGGCGGCATTTGCCTCACGGGCCCGCGCCAGCGACTTTCCGGCCGATCCCACCTATATCCGTGCGGCCGACGCCAAGCCCCAGCTCGGGTTCGGAGTGGCGCGCAAATGA
- a CDS encoding NifU family protein, whose translation MFIQTEVTPNPATLKFLPGREVLPGEPRDFRDADMARISPLASALFSVDGVSGVFLGSDFVSVTKGEAIDWAHIKPAILGAVMEHFMSGKPILAEGAASEPVDTGDEFFEDDDAETVEVIKELLATRVRPAVAMDGGDITFKGYKEGTVFLHMQGACSGCPSSTATLKSGIENLLRHFVPGVEQVQQI comes from the coding sequence ATGTTCATTCAGACCGAAGTGACGCCCAATCCGGCGACGCTCAAATTCCTCCCCGGCCGCGAGGTTTTGCCCGGCGAGCCGCGTGATTTCCGCGACGCCGATATGGCCCGAATTTCTCCGCTCGCCTCGGCGCTTTTCTCGGTCGATGGCGTTTCGGGCGTGTTCCTGGGCTCCGATTTCGTGTCGGTCACCAAGGGCGAAGCCATTGATTGGGCTCACATAAAGCCCGCCATCCTCGGCGCGGTCATGGAACATTTCATGAGCGGCAAGCCCATCCTCGCCGAAGGCGCAGCGTCCGAACCGGTCGATACGGGCGATGAATTTTTTGAAGATGACGACGCCGAAACCGTTGAGGTCATCAAGGAACTCCTCGCCACCCGCGTCCGCCCCGCGGTCGCCATGGACGGCGGCGACATCACCTTCAAGGGCTATAAGGAAGGCACCGTCTTCCTGCACATGCAGGGCGCCTGCTCGGGCTGCCCCTCCTCGACCGCAACGTTGAAATCGGGCATCGAAAACCTGCTCCGCCACTTCGTCCCCGGCGTCGAACAGGTCCAGCAAATATAA
- a CDS encoding universal stress protein: MPDTQDRYDDEYKRKFLVVVDESPECAKAVTFAALRVRRTGGTVVLLSIIEPDNFQHWLGVEEVMRAEAYENIEALQARYAANIAAFGSINVERVIREGKKTDAIEAQIAEDPAVAILVLAAADSSEGPGPLVASIAARGANAFRVPVTVVPGTISDADLAALC, from the coding sequence TTGCCCGACACCCAGGATCGCTACGACGACGAATACAAACGCAAGTTTCTGGTCGTCGTGGATGAAAGCCCCGAATGCGCCAAGGCGGTCACCTTTGCCGCCCTGCGCGTCCGCCGCACAGGCGGCACCGTGGTCTTGCTCTCGATCATCGAACCCGACAATTTCCAGCACTGGCTGGGCGTCGAGGAAGTGATGCGCGCCGAGGCCTATGAAAATATCGAGGCGCTGCAGGCCCGCTACGCCGCCAACATCGCCGCCTTCGGTTCGATCAACGTCGAACGCGTGATTCGCGAAGGCAAGAAGACCGACGCCATCGAGGCCCAGATCGCCGAAGACCCCGCAGTCGCCATTCTCGTTCTCGCCGCCGCCGATTCGTCTGAAGGCCCCGGTCCCCTCGTCGCCTCGATCGCGGCGCGCGGTGCCAACGCGTTTCGCGTGCCGGTTACCGTGGTCCCGGGCACGATTTCGGACGCCGATCTCGCCGCACTGTGCTGA
- the trpS gene encoding tryptophan--tRNA ligase: MPFTDRVFSGIKPSGDLHLGNYLGAIRRFVPLQNDFECIYCVVDMHAITVWQDPADLKRWTYEIAAAYIAAGVDPTAHIIFNQSQVAEHAELAWIFNCVARMGWMSRMTQFKDKAGKNSENVSLGLFAYPSLMAADILLYKGTHVPVGDDQKQHLELSRDIAAKFNHDFASSIAANGFDEDYFPLPEPVITGPATRVMSLRDGTKKMSKSESSSDMATIYLMDDAETITKKIKKAKSDADALPSEEKGLENRPEAANLVGIYAALSDKSVAEVLAEFGGQGFGAFKPALADLAVSVLAPQAAEMRRLVADLAQIETILRNGADRAREIAAKTMLEVRDIVGFIR; encoded by the coding sequence ATGCCTTTCACCGATCGCGTCTTTTCCGGCATCAAGCCCTCGGGCGATCTGCACCTCGGCAATTATCTCGGCGCCATCCGCCGTTTCGTGCCGCTGCAGAACGATTTCGAGTGCATCTATTGCGTCGTCGATATGCATGCGATCACCGTCTGGCAGGACCCCGCCGATCTCAAGCGCTGGACCTATGAAATCGCCGCCGCCTACATCGCGGCTGGCGTCGATCCGACCGCCCACATCATCTTCAACCAGTCCCAGGTCGCCGAACACGCCGAACTGGCCTGGATTTTCAATTGCGTGGCGCGCATGGGCTGGATGAGCCGCATGACCCAGTTCAAGGACAAGGCGGGCAAAAACTCCGAAAATGTCTCGCTGGGCCTGTTCGCCTATCCCTCGCTGATGGCCGCGGACATCCTGCTCTACAAGGGCACCCACGTTCCGGTCGGCGACGACCAGAAACAGCATCTCGAACTGTCCCGCGACATCGCCGCCAAGTTCAATCACGACTTTGCGTCTTCGATCGCTGCCAATGGCTTTGACGAGGATTATTTCCCGCTGCCCGAACCGGTCATCACCGGCCCGGCGACGCGAGTGATGAGCCTGCGCGACGGCACGAAAAAGATGAGCAAATCCGAATCCTCTTCGGATATGGCCACCATCTATCTGATGGACGACGCCGAAACGATCACCAAAAAGATCAAGAAGGCCAAGTCCGACGCCGACGCGTTGCCCAGTGAGGAAAAGGGCCTCGAAAACCGCCCCGAGGCCGCCAATCTGGTCGGCATCTACGCGGCGCTTTCGGACAAATCGGTGGCCGAGGTGCTGGCCGAATTTGGCGGACAGGGGTTCGGCGCCTTCAAGCCCGCCCTTGCCGATCTCGCCGTTTCGGTCCTTGCCCCCCAGGCCGCCGAAATGCGCCGGCTGGTCGCCGATCTGGCCCAGATCGAAACCATCCTGCGCAATGGCGCCGACAGGGCCCGCGAGATCGCCGCAAAGACCATGCTCGAAGTCCGCGACATCGTCGGCTTCATTCGCTGA
- the murJ gene encoding murein biosynthesis integral membrane protein MurJ, protein MSLFRNTMSVGGLTLLSRIFGFVRDALIAAVLGIGPAADAFQAAFRLPNLFRRLFAEGAFNTAFVPMFSGALETDGADGAKKLAGRIMSWLVAAILIVTILAEIFMEPVMTVFVPGFVGDPEKFELTVFLSRIMFPYLACMSLMAAYGAILNSLGRFFAAAFAPVLLNLVNIAVLVPLAIWTLENPADVAFWLGVAAMTGGVAQLALVFFTIRRAGFLPAIGMPRYTDEVRRFWLLALPAIAAGGIIQINVFVGTVIASQADAAIAIIANADRLYQLPLGIIGIAIGTVLLPELSRHLSSGREIEARASQSQALQLSMVLTLPAAIALFTLAEPIVRVLFERGAFDAAATRAVSHTLMGFSLGLPAFVLVRVLQPGFFSRKDTKTPTLIAGVSLVVNIALSLVLFPHLEHIGIALATSTSAWVNVGLLAVLLARRGHFRLARPEGLALAGTLAVAVGMGLALWGLATLAGPAFAPGFFFPLQALALLAICVLGAGLYFALLHVTGVQPLGAILARLRRRR, encoded by the coding sequence ATGAGCCTTTTCCGCAACACCATGTCGGTCGGCGGGCTTACCCTCCTCTCGCGCATTTTCGGCTTTGTCCGTGACGCGCTGATCGCCGCCGTGCTCGGCATCGGCCCCGCGGCCGATGCCTTCCAGGCCGCCTTCCGCCTGCCCAATCTGTTCCGGCGCCTGTTTGCTGAAGGGGCGTTCAACACCGCCTTCGTGCCCATGTTTTCCGGCGCGCTGGAAACCGATGGCGCGGACGGGGCCAAAAAGCTGGCCGGCCGCATCATGAGCTGGCTGGTCGCTGCCATTCTGATCGTCACCATCCTCGCCGAAATCTTCATGGAGCCGGTGATGACGGTGTTCGTCCCCGGCTTTGTGGGCGATCCCGAAAAGTTCGAGCTGACGGTCTTTCTCTCGCGCATCATGTTCCCCTATCTCGCCTGCATGTCGCTCATGGCGGCCTATGGCGCGATCCTCAATTCGCTGGGAAGATTCTTTGCCGCTGCCTTCGCCCCGGTGCTTTTGAACCTCGTCAACATCGCCGTTCTGGTTCCCCTTGCCATCTGGACGCTGGAAAACCCCGCCGATGTAGCCTTCTGGCTCGGGGTCGCCGCCATGACGGGCGGCGTTGCGCAATTGGCGCTGGTGTTTTTCACCATCCGCCGCGCCGGGTTCCTGCCGGCCATCGGCATGCCGCGCTATACTGACGAAGTGCGCCGCTTCTGGCTGCTCGCCCTTCCGGCCATCGCGGCGGGCGGCATCATCCAGATCAATGTGTTCGTAGGCACCGTCATCGCCTCCCAGGCCGATGCCGCCATCGCCATTATCGCCAATGCCGACCGGCTCTATCAGCTTCCCTTGGGCATTATCGGCATCGCCATCGGCACGGTCCTGCTCCCCGAGCTCTCGCGCCATCTCTCGTCGGGCCGCGAGATCGAGGCGCGCGCCTCGCAAAGCCAGGCTCTCCAACTCTCCATGGTTCTCACCCTGCCCGCCGCGATCGCGCTCTTTACGCTGGCCGAACCCATCGTGCGGGTCCTGTTCGAGCGCGGCGCCTTTGACGCGGCGGCAACACGCGCTGTCTCCCACACCCTTATGGGGTTCTCGCTCGGCCTGCCGGCTTTCGTTCTGGTGCGCGTCCTCCAGCCGGGGTTCTTTTCGCGCAAGGACACCAAGACCCCAACGCTCATTGCCGGGGTGTCGCTGGTCGTCAATATCGCCCTGTCATTGGTCCTCTTCCCCCATCTCGAGCATATCGGCATCGCGCTGGCCACCTCGACTTCGGCCTGGGTCAATGTGGGCCTGCTCGCCGTGCTTCTGGCCCGGCGCGGCCATTTCCGGCTCGCGCGGCCCGAGGGTCTGGCCCTTGCCGGCACGCTGGCCGTCGCCGTTGGCATGGGTCTGGCGCTGTGGGGCCTGGCCACGCTCGCCGGACCGGCATTCGCGCCGGGCTTTTTCTTCCCGCTTCAGGCGCTGGCCCTGCTCGCCATCTGCGTTCTGGGCGCTGGCCTTTATTTCGCGCTCCTGCACGTAACGGGCGTCCAGCCGCTCGGCGCGATCCTCGCGCGCTTGCGGCGGCGGCGCTAA